The proteins below are encoded in one region of Streptomyces marianii:
- a CDS encoding esterase/lipase family protein, protein MGFLPLLPMRMSVTLLRATALELAILTARVIVYPSGLFPERRSPGPAAGPPHPDGPSHLGTTPHPDGPTLPDSPDAGTPDDPSDLPGSPALPALPAQSSPYPPAVLLHGFVDNRSVFVLLRRCLVRQGGRHVESLNYSPLTCDIRTAAELLGRHVEEICARTGRQRVDIVGHSLGGLIARYYVQRLGGDRRVRTLVTLGTPHAGTRVAPLASAHPIVRQMRPDSAVIEELQAPAPGCRTRFVSFWSDLDQIMVPLETARLEHPDLIVRNVHVSGIGHLALPVHPAVAAGIREALDAPETESESPGAVSVA, encoded by the coding sequence ATGGGGTTCCTGCCGCTCTTGCCGATGAGGATGTCGGTCACCCTGCTGCGCGCCACGGCCCTGGAGCTGGCCATCCTCACCGCGCGCGTGATCGTTTACCCCTCGGGCCTGTTTCCGGAGCGTCGCTCCCCCGGACCCGCCGCGGGACCACCGCACCCCGACGGACCATCGCACCTCGGCACAACCCCGCACCCCGATGGGCCAACGCTCCCCGACTCCCCTGACGCCGGGACACCCGACGACCCATCGGACCTCCCGGGCTCCCCCGCACTTCCGGCGCTCCCCGCGCAGTCGTCCCCGTATCCGCCGGCCGTGCTGCTCCACGGCTTCGTGGACAACCGGTCCGTGTTCGTCCTGCTGCGGCGGTGCCTGGTACGCCAGGGCGGGCGCCATGTGGAGTCGCTCAACTACTCACCGCTGACATGCGACATCCGGACCGCCGCCGAGCTGCTGGGCCGCCATGTCGAGGAGATCTGCGCACGCACCGGCCGGCAACGGGTCGACATCGTCGGCCACAGCCTCGGCGGCCTCATCGCGCGGTACTACGTCCAGCGGCTCGGCGGCGACCGGCGGGTCCGGACGCTCGTCACCCTCGGCACGCCCCACGCGGGCACGCGCGTCGCCCCGCTCGCCAGCGCGCACCCCATCGTGCGCCAGATGCGCCCGGACTCCGCCGTGATCGAGGAACTGCAGGCGCCCGCGCCTGGCTGCCGGACCAGGTTCGTCAGCTTCTGGAGTGATCTGGACCAGATCATGGTGCCGCTGGAGACCGCACGGCTGGAGCATCCGGACCTGATCGTGCGGAATGTCCACGTGAGCGGCATCGGTCATCTGGCGCTCCCGGTCCATCCGGCGGTCGCGGCGGGCATCCGCGAGGCACTCGATGCGCCCGAAACGGAATCCGAGTCGCCCGGCGCCGTTTCCGTGGCGTGA
- a CDS encoding M23 family metallopeptidase codes for MNDQHPHAGYDAYATGSFDTDPLFGAMPGGYEDGHLTHGGQYDSGQYDATQWSSGSPAGHEVYGDPQHAYGQQYDATHFDGAQYDATGQWDANAWNEAGQFTATQFESATQTYDTGGQWATAGYGAATSYETGAYDATAWNSAGADATAVHPQYGDHTGQLSGTGHSEYPAYGEQHDPAGTFAHEQLTPAAEFGTSHETQPGTASGYETETGHDTEPGFGGEAATDSAAEHSDHSDHSEHSGYEPERPTASDAYDGEPESGHGHGHGHEAELIADAATVAAPAVTLPSAASARPVRRAGGARGRRRTPAKRSALLTVAVPSVCVMGVAGVAAASVGGLTDGEQQKDDNTAVTAADPSSVKPVAANNALDTQLAALNADVRDFGDRASRTQERIDLKARQEAERKKREEEAALRERLRPKFALPVAQHGLSAYYGQAGVNWMSMHTGIDFPVSYGTPVMAATDGTVRTQWNSAYGNMAIVTAADGTETWYCHLSSTKIRSGKVKAGEVIAYSGNSGNSTGPHLHFEVRPGGGSAIDPLSWLRSHGLSPT; via the coding sequence GTGAACGACCAGCACCCCCACGCCGGGTACGACGCGTACGCCACCGGCAGCTTCGACACCGACCCGCTCTTCGGCGCCATGCCGGGCGGTTACGAGGACGGTCACCTCACCCACGGCGGTCAGTACGACAGCGGTCAGTACGACGCGACGCAGTGGTCCTCCGGCTCCCCCGCGGGCCACGAGGTCTACGGCGACCCCCAGCATGCGTACGGGCAGCAGTACGACGCAACGCATTTCGACGGCGCGCAGTACGACGCCACCGGCCAGTGGGACGCCAACGCCTGGAACGAGGCGGGGCAGTTCACGGCGACGCAGTTCGAGAGCGCGACGCAGACCTACGACACGGGCGGCCAGTGGGCCACGGCCGGCTACGGCGCGGCGACGTCGTACGAGACCGGCGCCTACGATGCCACCGCGTGGAACTCGGCCGGCGCTGACGCCACCGCCGTTCACCCGCAGTACGGCGACCACACCGGGCAGCTGTCCGGAACCGGGCACTCCGAGTACCCGGCATACGGGGAGCAGCACGACCCAGCCGGGACCTTCGCCCACGAACAGCTCACCCCCGCAGCAGAGTTCGGCACCTCTCACGAGACGCAGCCCGGCACCGCGTCCGGCTACGAAACCGAAACCGGGCACGATACCGAGCCCGGCTTCGGCGGCGAGGCCGCGACCGACTCCGCGGCGGAGCACTCCGACCACTCCGATCACTCGGAACATTCTGGATACGAGCCGGAGCGGCCGACCGCATCGGACGCGTACGACGGGGAGCCGGAGTCCGGCCACGGCCACGGCCACGGCCACGAAGCCGAACTGATCGCCGACGCGGCCACCGTCGCGGCACCCGCCGTCACCCTCCCCTCCGCCGCCTCGGCCCGCCCGGTGCGCAGGGCCGGCGGCGCCCGCGGCCGCCGCCGCACCCCCGCCAAGCGTTCAGCACTCCTCACCGTGGCCGTTCCTTCCGTCTGCGTGATGGGGGTCGCCGGTGTCGCGGCGGCCTCGGTCGGCGGACTCACCGACGGCGAGCAGCAGAAGGACGACAACACCGCGGTCACGGCCGCCGATCCGTCGTCCGTGAAGCCGGTCGCCGCGAACAACGCCCTCGACACCCAGCTCGCCGCGCTCAACGCCGACGTCCGCGACTTCGGCGACCGCGCGAGCCGGACCCAGGAACGCATCGACCTCAAGGCGCGGCAGGAGGCGGAACGCAAGAAGCGCGAGGAGGAAGCCGCCCTCCGCGAGCGGCTGCGCCCCAAGTTCGCCCTCCCCGTCGCCCAGCACGGCCTCAGCGCCTACTACGGCCAGGCCGGTGTCAACTGGATGTCCATGCACACCGGAATCGACTTCCCCGTCTCGTACGGGACGCCGGTGATGGCCGCGACCGACGGCACCGTGCGGACGCAGTGGAACAGCGCGTACGGAAACATGGCCATCGTCACCGCCGCCGACGGCACGGAGACCTGGTACTGCCATCTGAGCAGCACCAAGATCCGCTCCGGCAAGGTCAAGGCCGGTGAAGTCATCGCCTATTCGGGTAACTCGGGCAACTCGACCGGTCCGCATCTGCACTTCGAGGTACGGCCCGGCGGAGGGTCCGCGATCGACCCGCTGTCGTGGCTGCGCAGCCACGGCCTCAGCCCGACCTGA
- the pcrA gene encoding DNA helicase PcrA gives MSSLFDDSFLADLQRTAAPEEPPPPEDDEHPPADEVPHDLFEGRFDLPPSGDVHYRNGAPRPVIDPAALLDGLNEQQRAAVVHTGSPLLIVAGAGSGKTRVLTHRIAHLLATRDVHPGQILAITFTNKAAGEMKERVEQLVGPRARAMWVSTFHSACVRILRRESKRLGFTSSFSIYDAADSKRLMALVCRDLDLDPKRYPPKSFSAKISNLKNELIDEEAFADQAGGGDAQAGGFEKTLAEAYRMYQARLREANALDFDDIIMTTVHLLQAFPDVAEHYRRRFRHVLVDEYQDTNHAQYTLVRELVGTGHDDLGPAELCVVGDADQSIYAFRGATIRNILQFEEDYPDATTILLEQNYRSSQTILSAANAVIERNESRRPKNLWTNAGAGAQITGYVADTEHDEAQFVADEIDRLTDAGGAKAGDVAVFYRTNAQSRVFEEIFIRVGLPYKVVGGVRFYERKEVRDVLAYLRVLANPEDNVPLRRILNVPKRGIGERAEAMIDALALRERITFPQALRRVDEAYGMAARSANAVKRFNTLMEELRTIVDSGAGPAVVLEAVLERTGYLAELQASTDPQDETRIENLQELAAVALEFEQERGAEEGAGTLAEFLEQVALVADSDQIPDEDEEGSGVITLMTLHTAKGLEFPVVFLTGMEDGVFPHMRALGQTKELEEERRLAYVGITRARERLYLTRSSMRSAWGQPAYNPPSRFLEEIPDAHLQWKRTGPMAAPAGPTSGIASALSSSRSRSGPSGFATRRTTDKPVIALAVGDRVTHDQFGLGTVMAVTGSGADAQATIDFGDTKPKRLLLRYAPVEKL, from the coding sequence ATGAGCAGCCTCTTTGACGACAGTTTCCTGGCGGACCTCCAGCGCACCGCGGCCCCGGAGGAGCCCCCGCCACCGGAGGACGACGAGCACCCGCCCGCGGACGAGGTCCCGCACGACCTCTTCGAGGGCAGGTTCGACCTGCCCCCGTCCGGGGACGTCCACTACCGCAACGGTGCCCCGCGGCCCGTCATCGACCCGGCGGCCCTGCTCGACGGGCTGAACGAACAGCAGCGCGCCGCCGTCGTCCACACGGGATCGCCGCTGCTCATCGTCGCCGGCGCCGGCTCCGGCAAGACCCGGGTGCTGACCCACCGGATCGCCCATCTGCTGGCGACCCGCGACGTCCACCCCGGCCAGATACTGGCCATCACGTTCACCAACAAGGCCGCGGGCGAGATGAAGGAGCGCGTCGAGCAGCTCGTCGGCCCGCGCGCCCGCGCCATGTGGGTCTCCACCTTCCACAGCGCGTGTGTCCGCATACTGCGCCGCGAGAGCAAGAGGCTCGGCTTCACGTCGTCCTTCTCGATCTACGACGCCGCCGACTCCAAGCGGCTGATGGCACTGGTCTGCCGCGATCTGGACCTCGACCCGAAGCGGTACCCGCCGAAGTCGTTCAGCGCCAAGATCTCGAACCTGAAGAACGAGCTGATCGACGAGGAGGCCTTCGCCGACCAGGCAGGCGGGGGTGACGCCCAGGCCGGAGGCTTCGAGAAGACGCTGGCCGAGGCGTACCGGATGTACCAGGCCCGCCTGCGCGAGGCCAACGCGCTGGACTTCGACGACATCATCATGACGACGGTCCATCTGCTCCAGGCGTTCCCGGACGTCGCCGAGCACTACCGGCGCCGGTTCCGCCACGTCCTGGTCGACGAGTACCAGGACACCAACCACGCCCAGTACACACTCGTGCGCGAACTGGTCGGCACGGGCCACGACGACCTCGGCCCCGCCGAACTGTGCGTGGTGGGCGACGCCGACCAGTCGATCTACGCGTTCCGCGGTGCCACGATCCGCAACATCCTCCAGTTCGAGGAGGACTACCCGGACGCGACCACGATCCTGCTCGAGCAGAACTACCGCTCGTCCCAGACGATCCTCTCCGCGGCCAACGCCGTGATCGAGCGCAACGAGAGCCGCCGTCCCAAGAACCTGTGGACGAACGCGGGCGCCGGAGCGCAGATCACCGGCTACGTCGCGGACACCGAGCACGACGAGGCCCAGTTCGTCGCCGACGAGATCGACCGGCTGACGGACGCGGGCGGAGCCAAGGCCGGCGACGTGGCGGTCTTCTACCGGACCAACGCCCAGTCCCGTGTCTTCGAGGAGATCTTCATCCGCGTCGGCCTGCCGTACAAGGTCGTCGGCGGTGTGCGTTTCTACGAGCGCAAGGAGGTCCGGGACGTCCTGGCATACCTCCGCGTCCTCGCCAACCCCGAGGACAACGTGCCACTGCGGCGGATCCTGAACGTCCCGAAGCGCGGCATCGGCGAGCGCGCCGAGGCGATGATCGACGCGCTCGCCCTGCGGGAGAGGATCACGTTCCCGCAGGCGCTGCGCCGCGTCGACGAGGCGTACGGCATGGCAGCCCGCTCCGCCAACGCCGTGAAGCGCTTCAACACGCTCATGGAGGAGCTGCGCACGATCGTCGACTCGGGCGCGGGCCCCGCGGTGGTGCTGGAGGCCGTGCTGGAGCGGACCGGCTATCTCGCCGAGCTGCAGGCCTCCACCGACCCCCAGGACGAGACCCGTATCGAGAACCTCCAGGAACTCGCGGCGGTGGCCCTGGAGTTCGAGCAGGAGCGCGGCGCCGAGGAGGGGGCGGGTACGCTCGCCGAGTTCCTGGAGCAGGTCGCGCTCGTCGCCGACTCCGACCAGATCCCCGACGAGGACGAGGAGGGCAGCGGCGTCATCACGCTGATGACGCTGCACACGGCGAAGGGCCTGGAGTTCCCCGTCGTGTTCCTCACCGGCATGGAGGACGGCGTCTTCCCGCACATGCGGGCACTCGGCCAGACCAAGGAGCTGGAGGAGGAACGCCGTCTGGCGTATGTGGGGATCACCCGTGCCCGTGAGCGCCTCTACCTGACGCGTTCCTCGATGCGCAGCGCCTGGGGCCAGCCCGCCTACAACCCGCCCTCGCGCTTCCTCGAGGAGATCCCGGACGCGCATCTGCAGTGGAAGCGGACGGGCCCGATGGCGGCGCCTGCGGGGCCGACGTCCGGCATCGCCTCGGCGCTCTCGTCGTCCCGGTCCCGCTCCGGCCCCTCGGGCTTCGCCACGCGGCGGACGACGGACAAGCCCGTGATCGCCCTGGCCGTCGGGGACCGCGTCACCCACGACCAGTTCGGACTGGGGACCGTGATGGCGGTGACGGGCTCGGGCGCTGACGCCCAGGCGACGATCGACTTCGGCGACACCAAGCCGAAGCGGCTGCTGCTGCGGTACGCGCCGGTGGAGAAGCTCTGA
- a CDS encoding C40 family peptidase: protein MPALASHRKPRSRTRTNTPAVGITTAAIAGVSLLSAQNATADPKPSIEEVQKKVDDLYRQAGSSTQEYNKAKESTEQQRRKVDRALDEAAERTEALNESRRALGSYAAAQYRTGAVTPTAALLFADNPQSYADQTQLMDRLTEQQRGAVADHETQRAEAAKQRAQATRSLETLTDSQDSLRARKQAVQKKLAEARELLSQLTAEERARLAELERKKEEEARRKAEARAKAEAEAEAEAERQLQEREQREREQAGTDTGTGTGTGAASGTTGGTYAAKAEKVLSFARAQIGKPYVWGATGPSSYDCSGLTQAAWRAAGVDLPRTTWDQVKAGQSVATADLLPGDLVFFYDDISHVGIYIGDGKMIHAPKPGANVREESIYYMPIHSSIRPA, encoded by the coding sequence ATGCCGGCCTTGGCGTCGCACCGCAAGCCGCGCAGCCGCACACGTACGAACACACCTGCCGTCGGGATCACGACGGCCGCCATAGCGGGGGTCTCGCTCCTCTCGGCACAGAATGCGACAGCCGACCCGAAGCCCAGCATCGAGGAAGTCCAGAAGAAGGTCGACGACCTCTACCGCCAGGCTGGTTCATCGACCCAGGAGTACAACAAGGCGAAGGAGTCCACCGAGCAGCAGCGCCGCAAGGTGGACCGTGCCCTCGACGAGGCCGCCGAGCGCACGGAGGCCCTCAACGAGTCCCGGCGTGCCCTCGGTTCGTACGCGGCCGCCCAGTACCGCACCGGCGCCGTCACCCCGACCGCCGCACTGCTCTTCGCCGACAACCCTCAGTCCTACGCCGACCAGACACAACTGATGGACCGGCTGACCGAGCAGCAGCGCGGAGCCGTCGCCGACCACGAGACCCAGCGGGCCGAGGCTGCGAAGCAACGCGCCCAGGCCACCAGGAGCCTGGAGACGCTCACGGACTCTCAGGATTCGCTGCGCGCCAGGAAGCAGGCCGTCCAGAAGAAGCTCGCCGAGGCGCGGGAGCTGCTGTCGCAGCTGACCGCCGAGGAGCGCGCGCGGCTCGCCGAACTCGAGCGCAAGAAGGAGGAGGAAGCCCGCCGGAAGGCCGAGGCGAGGGCCAAGGCCGAGGCGGAGGCCGAGGCCGAGGCCGAGCGGCAGCTCCAGGAGCGTGAGCAGCGGGAGCGGGAACAGGCGGGCACGGACACCGGCACCGGCACCGGCACCGGGGCGGCTTCCGGAACAACCGGCGGCACGTACGCGGCCAAGGCCGAGAAGGTGCTCTCCTTCGCGCGGGCTCAGATCGGCAAGCCGTACGTCTGGGGCGCGACGGGCCCTAGCTCGTACGACTGCTCCGGGCTCACCCAGGCCGCCTGGCGCGCGGCGGGCGTCGACCTGCCCCGGACCACCTGGGACCAGGTGAAGGCCGGACAGAGTGTGGCGACGGCCGACCTGCTCCCGGGTGACCTGGTCTTCTTCTACGACGACATCAGCCACGTCGGGATCTACATCGGCGACGGCAAGATGATCCACGCCCCCAAGCCGGGCGCGAACGTCCGCGAGGAGTCGATCTACTACATGCCGATCCACAGCAGCATCCGGCCCGCGTAG
- a CDS encoding C40 family peptidase, with protein sequence MAAHRKPRQRTLPGTAARLSATLALAGAATATAFEGAGHAEPLPGPDEVRAGADRLYQEAEAETEKYNGAKEKADTARREAGELRDEAARRTQRLNASRDALGSFATAQYRAGGLDPALRLVLHSDPARYLAGAELTERVGDRQAAALAAVRRQMRELEQVRAEAGERLAELEEQRAHVAHHRAEVRKKLAAAEALLARLTPEQRAAYAGRDGAATGRADRDTVRTAPAADAPNPRAAQAVAYAYGALGKPYVWGATGPSAFDCSGLTQAAWRSAGVALPRTTYTQINAGQRVPRSRLAPGDLVFFYSGVSHVGLYIGGGRMIHAPRPGAPVRIAPIDQMPYAGATRIA encoded by the coding sequence GTGGCAGCGCACCGCAAGCCCAGGCAGCGCACGCTTCCCGGCACCGCCGCACGCCTCTCCGCCACTCTCGCGCTCGCCGGTGCGGCCACCGCCACCGCCTTCGAGGGCGCCGGGCACGCCGAGCCGTTGCCCGGTCCGGACGAGGTCCGGGCCGGGGCGGACCGGCTCTACCAGGAGGCGGAGGCCGAGACCGAGAAGTACAACGGGGCGAAGGAGAAGGCCGATACGGCACGGAGGGAGGCCGGGGAACTCCGCGACGAGGCCGCCCGGCGCACGCAGCGCCTGAACGCCTCCCGCGACGCGCTGGGTTCCTTCGCGACGGCGCAGTACCGGGCGGGCGGCCTCGATCCCGCCCTGCGGCTCGTCCTCCACTCCGACCCGGCGCGATACCTCGCGGGCGCCGAGCTGACCGAGCGGGTCGGTGACCGCCAGGCCGCGGCCCTCGCCGCGGTGCGGCGGCAGATGAGGGAGCTCGAGCAGGTGCGCGCCGAGGCCGGTGAGCGGCTCGCCGAGCTCGAGGAGCAGCGGGCGCACGTGGCCCACCACCGCGCGGAGGTACGGAAGAAGCTGGCCGCGGCCGAGGCCCTGCTGGCACGCCTCACCCCCGAGCAGCGCGCCGCCTACGCCGGCCGGGACGGCGCCGCCACGGGCCGTGCGGACCGCGACACGGTCCGCACCGCTCCCGCCGCCGACGCGCCCAACCCCCGTGCCGCACAAGCCGTCGCCTATGCCTACGGGGCACTCGGCAAGCCCTACGTCTGGGGCGCGACGGGGCCGTCCGCCTTCGACTGCTCGGGGCTGACCCAGGCCGCCTGGCGCTCCGCCGGGGTCGCGCTGCCGCGTACCACGTACACCCAGATCAACGCGGGACAGCGGGTGCCGCGGTCCCGACTCGCGCCGGGAGACCTGGTGTTCTTCTACTCCGGCGTCTCGCACGTGGGGCTGTACATCGGCGGTGGCCGGATGATCCACGCCCCTCGCCCGGGAGCCCCCGTACGGATCGCGCCGATCGACCAGATGCCCTACGCGGGAGCGACGCGGATCGCCTGA
- a CDS encoding LuxR C-terminal-related transcriptional regulator: MTEQTDAAEGTERRVRVVLVDDHRMFRAGVQAEIGRTEETGVEVVGEAADVDQAVTVITATRPEVVLLDVHLPGGGGVEVLRRCAGLAAAAERPVRFLALSVSDAAEDVIGVIRGGARGYVTKTITGADLVDSIFRVQEGDAVFSPRLAGFVLDAFASTDAPPVDEDLDRLTQREREVLRLIARGYAYKEIAKQLFISVKTVESHVSAVLRKLQLSNRHELTRWATARRLV; this comes from the coding sequence ATGACCGAGCAGACCGACGCAGCCGAGGGGACGGAGCGCCGGGTACGGGTCGTGCTCGTCGACGACCACCGGATGTTCCGCGCGGGTGTGCAGGCCGAGATCGGCAGGACGGAGGAGACGGGCGTCGAGGTCGTCGGCGAGGCCGCCGACGTCGACCAGGCCGTCACCGTGATCACTGCCACCCGTCCCGAGGTGGTGCTCCTCGACGTTCATCTGCCCGGTGGCGGCGGCGTGGAGGTGCTGCGCCGCTGCGCGGGACTGGCAGCGGCGGCCGAGCGCCCCGTCCGCTTCCTGGCGCTGTCCGTGTCGGACGCCGCCGAGGACGTCATCGGCGTGATCCGCGGCGGCGCACGCGGCTATGTGACCAAGACGATCACCGGTGCCGATCTGGTCGACTCGATCTTCCGGGTCCAGGAGGGCGACGCGGTGTTCTCGCCGCGGCTGGCCGGATTCGTCCTCGACGCCTTCGCCTCGACGGACGCGCCTCCCGTGGATGAGGACCTGGACCGGCTCACCCAGCGCGAGCGCGAGGTGCTGCGGCTGATCGCCCGGGGCTACGCGTACAAGGAGATCGCCAAGCAGCTCTTCATCTCGGTGAAGACGGTGGAGTCGCATGTCTCGGCGGTGCTGAGGAAGCTGCAGCTGTCGAACCGGCACGAGCTGACGCGCTGGGCGACGGCACGCCGGCTGGTCTGA